One stretch of Arachis duranensis cultivar V14167 chromosome 1, aradu.V14167.gnm2.J7QH, whole genome shotgun sequence DNA includes these proteins:
- the LOC107464413 gene encoding LOW QUALITY PROTEIN: ISWI chromatin-remodeling complex ATPase CHR11-like (The sequence of the model RefSeq protein was modified relative to this genomic sequence to represent the inferred CDS: substituted 1 base at 1 genomic stop codon) has product MGRPSKSQPSSDDEAPSNASDSDSDSGSEEQLPNDQINEQEDDEELEEVARSASSGDDDTAPDEPAGDADDDEQDENNADTEVSKREKARLKEMQKLKKQKIQEILDEQNAAIDADMNNKGKGRLKYLLQQTEIFAHFAKGAQSSSQKKSKGRGRHASKVTEEEEDEEYLKEEEDGLASTRLVTQPSCIQGKMRDYQLAGLNWLIRLYENGINGILADEMGLGKTLQTISLLGYLYEFRGIKGPHMVVAPKSTLGNWMNEIRRFCPVLRAIKFLGNPDERRHIREELLVAGKFDVCVTSFEMVIKEKSALRRFSWRYIIIDEAHRIKNENSLLSKTMRLYNTNYRLLITGTPLQNNLHELWALLNFLLPEIFSSAETFDEWFQISGENKVLRPFLLRRLKSDVEKGLPPKKETILKVGMSQMQKQYYRALLQKDLEVVNAGGERKRLLNIAMQLRKCCNHPYLFQGAEPGPPYTTGDHLVTNAGKMVLLDKLLPKLKERDSRVLIFSQMTRLLDILEDYLMFRGYQYCRIDGNTGGEDRDASIEAFNKPGSEKFVFLLSTRAGGLGINLATADVVILYDSDWNPQVDLQAQDRAHRIGQKKEVQVFRFCTEYTIEEKVIERAYKKLALDALVIQQGRLAEQKTVNKDELLQMVRFGAEMVFSSKDSTITDEDIDRIIAKGEEATAELDAKMKKFTEDAIKFKMDDNAELYDFDDDKDENKFDFKKIVSENWIEPPRRERKRKXTPVYMLYFKQTLRQGGPTKPKEPRIPRMPQLHDFQFFNTQRLSELYEKEVRYLMQTHQKNQVKDSIEVDEPEEVGDPLTAEELEEKEQLLEEGFSSWSRRDFNTFVRACEKYGRNDIKGIASEMEGKTEEEVERYAVVFKERYKELNDYDRIIKNIERGEARISRKDEIMKAIGKKLDRYKNPWLELKIQYGQNKGKLYNEECDRFMICMIHKLGYGNWDELKAAFRMSPLFRFDWFVKSRTTQELTRRCDTLIRLVEKENQEYDERERQARKEKKLAKSSTPSKRTMPRQTESPSSKKRKQLTMDNFVSSGKKKK; this is encoded by the exons ATGGGGAGGCCCTCCAAATCTCAGCCTTCTTCCGACGATGAAGCGCCGTCGAATGCCTCTGACTCCGATTCCGATTCCGGTTCGGAGGAGCAACTTCCCAACGATCAGATCAACGAACAAGAAGACGACGAGGAGCTCGAAGAGGTGGCTCGCTCCGCTAGCTCTGGCGATGACGATACTGCGCCGGATGAACCTGCAGGAGACGCCGACGACGATGAACAG GACGAAAATAATGCTGACACTGAAGTTAGCAAGCGCGAGAAGGCGAGGTTGAAAGAAAtgcagaaattgaagaagcagAAGATTCAGGAGATTTTGGATGAACAAAATGCAGCTATTGATGCTGATATG AATAATAAAGGAAAGGGCCGATTGAAGTATCTGTTGCAGCAAACTGAGATTTTTGCTCATTTTGCCAAAGGTGCTCAATCTTCTTCTCAGAAGAAGTCAAAGGGAAG GGGACGCCATGCATCGAAAGTgactgaagaagaggaagatgaagagtatcttaaagaagaagaagatggtttgGCAAGCACGCGGCTGGTAACACAGCCATCAT GTATCCAAGGGAAGATGAGGGATTATCAACTTGCTGGGTTAAACTGGCTCATACGATTGTATGAGAATGGTATAAATGGAATTCTGGCAGATGAAATG GGACTTGGGAAAACATTACAAACTATATCTTTGCTAGGGTATTTATATGAGTTCAGAGGTATAAAGGGTCCTCATATGGTTGTTGCCCCAAAGTCTACTCTTGGAAATTGGATGAATGAGATTCGGCGCTTTTGTCCTGTTTTACGAGCAATAAAGTTCCTTGGCAACCCGGATGAAAGG AGGCATATACGAGAGGAGTTATTGGTTGCCGGGAAGTTTGATGTATGTGTTACAAGTTTTGAAATGGTTATCAAGGAGAAGTCTGCATTGCGTCGATTTAGTTGGCGCTACATAATTATTGATGAGGCCCACAGAATCAAGAATGAGAACTCCCTCCTTTCCAAGACGATGAGGCTCTATAATACAAACTACCGACTCCTTATAACTGGCACACCACTCCAA AACAATCTTCATGAACTCTGGGCTCTTCTCAATTTTCTTCTGCCTGAAATTTTTAGCTCTGCTGAAACTTTTGATGAATGGTTCCAAATATCAGGTGAAAATAAA GTCCTTCGCCCATTTCTCCTTCGGAGGTTGAAGTCAGATGTCGAGAAAGGGTTGCCACCGAAAAAGGAAACTATACTCAAAGTAGGCATGTCACAAATGCAGAAGCAGTACTATAGGGCATTACTACAGAAAGATCTAGAGGTTGTCAATGCTGGTGGAGAACGAAAGCGACTCCTCAACATAGCAATGCAATTGCGTAAATGTTGTAATCACCCGTATCTCTTCCAAGGTGCTGAACCCGGTCCTCCCTATACTACAGGAGACCATCTCGTCACAAATGCTG GTAAAATGGTTCTATTGGATAAGTTACTTCCTAAATTAAAAGAGCGTGATTCCCGGGTCCTGATATTTTCACAG ATGACTAGGCTGCTGGACATACTTGAAGATTATTTGATGTTTCGGGGATATCAATATTGTCGTATAGATGGAAACACCGGTGGAGAAGATCGTGATGCTTCCATTGAAGCTTTCAACAAACCAGGAAGTGAGAAATTTGTCTTCTTGTTATCTACTCGGGCTGGAGGTCTCGGCATCAATCTTGCTACTGCTGATGTTGTAATTCTTTATGATAGTGACTG GAACCCACAAGTTGACCTGCAAGCTCAGGATCGTGCTCATAGGATTGGACAGAAGAAAGAAGTACAAGTTTTCCGATTTTGCACGGAG TATACAATTGAAGAGAAAGTAATTGAAAGGGCTTACAAAAAGCTTGCACTTGATGCTCTAGTGATTCAGCAAGGCCGATTAGCTGAGCAGAAGA CTGTAAATAAAGATGAGTTGCTTCAAATGGTTAGATTTGGTGCTGAAATGGTTTTTAGTTCCAAGGACAGTACAATTACAGATGAGGATATTGACAGAATTATTGCCAAAGGAGAGGAAGCTACAGCTGAGCTTGATGCTAAGATGAAGAAATTTACTGAAGACGCCATCAAATTTAAGATGGATGACA ATGCTGAGCTTTATGATTTTGATGATGACAAG GATGAGaacaaatttgatttcaaaaagattGTGAGTGAAAACTGGATTGAGCCACCGAGAAGAGAGCGGAAGCGCAAGTAAACACCAGTCTATATGCTATACTTCAAGCAAACCTTGCGCCAAGGAGGTCCTACTAAACCGAAGGAGCCCCGTATTCCCAGGATGCCTCAACT GCATGATTTCCAGTTTTTCAACACACAAAGGTTGAGTGAGCTGTATGAAAAGGAAGTACGCTATCTCATG CAAACACATCAGAAGAATCAAGTAAAAGACTCCATAGAGGTGGATGAACCAGAAG AGGTGGGAGATCCACTGACTGCTGAAGAGTTGGAAGAAAAGGAGCAGCTGCTAGAGGAG GGTTTCTCATCATGGAGCAGGAGGGATTTTAATACTTTTGTTAGGGCCTGTGAAAAATATGGCCGAAATGATATTAAAGGTATTGCTTCTGAGATGGAAGGAAAAACAGAAGAGGAAGTTGAGAGATATGCGGTGGTCTTCAAAGAAAGATACAAGGAATTAAACG ATTATGATAGAATTATTAAAAACATCGAAAGAGGGGAAGCTAGAATATCCCGGAAAGATGAGATTATGAAAGCTATTGGGAAGAAGTTGGACCGCTACAAGAATCCATGGTTAGAACTAAAGATACAATATGGGCAAAACAAAGGGAAGTTATACAATGAAGAATGTGATCGATTCATG ATATGCATGATTCACAAACTTGGCTATGGGAATTGGGATGAACTGAAGGCAGCATTTCGAATGTCACCTTTGTTTCGTTTTGATTGGTTTGTTAAGTCTCGCACAACGCAAGAACTAACAAGGAGGTGCGACACCCTCATTCGCCTTGTTGAGAAGGAAAACCAAGAATATGACGAAAGAGAGAGACAGGCTCGTAAGGAGAAGAAACTTGCAAAG AGTAGTACCCCATCAAAGCGTACCATGCCACGACAGACGGAGTCTCCATCTTCGAAGAAGCGCAAGCAGCTGACCATGGATAACTTTGTAAGCTCG gggaagaagaaaaaataa